A genomic segment from Alistipes senegalensis JC50 encodes:
- the leuD gene encoding 3-isopropylmalate dehydratase small subunit, whose product MSIPKFVTFTSGAVPVEVENIDTDQIMPARFLKATERKGFGDNLFRDWRYDASGAKIASFPLNDPRYGGQILVAGRNFGCGSSREHAAWAIADYGFRVVVSSFFADIFRNNALNNGLLPIRVSEEFLKVVFDEICRDPAAQFTVDLDNQTLTVVSSGRSEGFEIDAYKKRCLQNGYDDVDYLHSIADRIAAFEAARK is encoded by the coding sequence ATGTCAATACCCAAATTCGTGACTTTCACTTCGGGGGCGGTGCCTGTCGAGGTGGAAAACATAGATACCGATCAGATCATGCCGGCGCGCTTTCTGAAAGCCACCGAGCGCAAGGGATTCGGCGACAACCTCTTCCGCGACTGGCGTTACGACGCTTCGGGCGCGAAGATCGCGTCGTTCCCGCTGAACGATCCCCGCTACGGGGGGCAGATCCTCGTCGCCGGGCGCAACTTCGGGTGCGGCAGTTCGCGCGAGCACGCCGCCTGGGCCATCGCCGACTACGGCTTCCGTGTCGTGGTGTCGAGCTTCTTCGCCGACATTTTCCGCAACAACGCCCTGAACAACGGGCTGCTGCCGATCCGCGTCAGCGAAGAGTTTCTGAAAGTCGTGTTCGACGAGATCTGCCGCGATCCCGCGGCGCAGTTCACGGTCGATCTGGACAACCAGACCCTGACCGTCGTGTCGAGCGGCCGCAGCGAGGGTTTCGAGATCGACGCCTATAAGAAACGCTGCCTTCAGAACGGTTACGACGACGTGGACTACCTGCACAGTATCGCCGACCGGATCGCGGCCTTCGAAGCCGCTCGCAAATAG
- the leuC gene encoding 3-isopropylmalate dehydratase large subunit yields the protein MKQTLLDKIWDAHTVRVEDGGRCVLYIDRQYIHEVTSPVAFGGIERRGLGVARPAQITATADHNIPTVNQHLPIEEPESRRQVEALAENCARHGIEHFGVGHPKQGIVHIIGPELGFTQPGMTIVCGDSHTSTHGALGAVAFGVGTSEVEMVFASQCILQTKPRSMRITVDGELRPGVEAKDVILYIISQITASGGTGYFIEFAGSTIRSLSMEGRMTVCNMSIECGARGGMIAPDEKTFEYLRGRERVPQGTEFDEAVARWRELYSDADAVFDKEYRFDAADIAPMITYGTNPGMGMAVDASIPADADPKALEYMGFKAGEKLLGKPVDYVFVGSCTNGRIEDLRRFAKLVEGRRKADNITAWIVPGSKGVEAAAKAEGLDQILAAAGFELRQPGCSACLAMNADKIPAGKYSVSTSNRNFEGRQGPGARTMLSGVAVAAAAAVTGRIADPREVFDM from the coding sequence ATGAAACAGACGCTTTTGGACAAGATTTGGGACGCGCACACCGTGCGCGTCGAGGACGGCGGCCGCTGCGTGCTCTACATCGACCGGCAGTATATCCACGAGGTGACTTCGCCCGTGGCTTTCGGGGGCATCGAACGCCGCGGGCTCGGCGTGGCGCGCCCGGCGCAGATCACCGCCACCGCCGACCACAACATCCCGACCGTCAACCAGCATCTCCCGATCGAGGAGCCCGAGTCGCGGCGGCAGGTCGAGGCGCTGGCCGAGAACTGCGCCCGGCACGGCATCGAGCATTTCGGGGTGGGGCACCCCAAGCAGGGCATCGTCCACATCATCGGGCCCGAACTGGGCTTCACGCAGCCGGGTATGACCATCGTCTGCGGCGACAGCCACACTTCGACCCACGGGGCGCTGGGGGCCGTGGCCTTCGGCGTGGGCACCTCGGAGGTCGAGATGGTCTTCGCCAGCCAGTGCATCCTCCAGACCAAACCCCGGTCGATGCGTATCACCGTTGACGGCGAACTGCGTCCGGGCGTGGAGGCCAAGGACGTGATCCTCTACATCATTTCGCAGATCACCGCTTCGGGCGGCACGGGTTATTTCATCGAATTCGCGGGCAGCACCATCCGCTCGCTTTCGATGGAGGGCCGCATGACGGTCTGCAACATGAGCATCGAGTGCGGTGCCCGCGGCGGCATGATCGCTCCCGACGAAAAGACCTTCGAGTACCTCCGCGGCCGCGAACGGGTTCCGCAGGGGACCGAGTTCGACGAGGCCGTGGCCCGCTGGCGGGAGCTTTACAGCGATGCGGACGCCGTTTTCGATAAGGAATACCGCTTCGATGCCGCCGATATCGCCCCGATGATCACCTACGGCACCAACCCCGGGATGGGCATGGCCGTCGATGCGTCGATCCCCGCCGATGCCGATCCCAAGGCGTTGGAATACATGGGTTTCAAAGCTGGCGAGAAACTGTTGGGCAAGCCGGTCGATTATGTTTTCGTCGGCAGCTGCACCAATGGCCGTATCGAGGACCTGCGGCGCTTCGCCAAGTTGGTCGAGGGACGCCGCAAGGCCGACAACATCACGGCGTGGATCGTCCCCGGTTCGAAGGGCGTCGAAGCCGCCGCCAAGGCCGAGGGGCTGGACCAGATACTCGCCGCCGCCGGTTTCGAACTCCGCCAGCCGGGTTGTTCGGCGTGTCTGGCGATGAATGCCGACAAGATTCCCGCGGGCAAATACAGCGTCTCGACCTCGAACCGCAATTTCGAGGGGCGTCAGGGTCCCGGCGCCCGCACGATGCTCTCGGGCGTGGCCGTAGCGGCCGCCGCCGCGGTGACGGGACGGATCGCCGATCCCCGTGAAGTGTTCGATATGTAA
- a CDS encoding 2-isopropylmalate synthase — MSERLYIFDTTLRDGEQVPGCQLNTTEKIEVAKLLENLGVDVIEAGFPISSPGDFNSVLEISKAVSEPTICALTRAVEKDIDVAADALRLARHKRIHTGIGVSPQHIYDKLRSTPEKILERAVAAVKYAKRYVEDVEFYAEDAGRADVEYLARVVEAAIAAGATVVNIPDTTGYCLPNEYGAKIKYLVDHVSNIDRAIISTHCHNDLGMATANTLSGVLNGARQAEVTINGIGERAGNTSLEEVVMTLRCHKDVHIDTNINSQLITKASHLVSSLMNMPVQPNKAIVGRNAFAHSSGIHQDGVLKQRQTYEIIDPQDIGLNESVIALTARSGRAALVHRLELLGYDLTQEELDATYEKFLVLADKKKEIHDYDLIYLVGDIDRMKQQSVALKFLQVTTGTLVPTATVVLKFGDHERMAIATGNGPVDAAVSAIKKLINEKVVLSEFLMQAITRGSNDVGRVHVQVECGSRTVHGFAAHTDTTRASIEAFLDALRALNVTEKREEEA, encoded by the coding sequence ATGAGTGAGAGATTGTACATTTTCGACACCACGCTCCGCGATGGTGAGCAGGTCCCCGGCTGTCAGCTGAACACCACCGAAAAGATCGAGGTCGCCAAACTGCTCGAAAATCTCGGCGTGGACGTGATCGAAGCGGGCTTCCCGATCTCCAGCCCCGGGGATTTCAATTCCGTGCTGGAGATTTCCAAGGCCGTTTCCGAGCCGACGATCTGTGCGCTGACGCGCGCCGTAGAGAAGGACATCGACGTTGCGGCCGACGCCCTGCGCCTTGCCAGGCACAAGCGTATCCATACGGGTATCGGCGTGTCGCCGCAGCACATCTACGACAAACTGCGCTCCACGCCCGAGAAGATTCTCGAACGGGCCGTCGCGGCGGTGAAGTACGCCAAACGCTACGTCGAGGACGTGGAGTTCTACGCCGAGGACGCCGGTCGCGCCGATGTCGAGTATCTGGCGCGCGTCGTCGAGGCGGCCATCGCCGCCGGTGCCACCGTGGTCAACATCCCCGATACGACGGGCTACTGCCTTCCGAACGAATACGGCGCGAAGATCAAATACCTCGTCGATCACGTCTCGAACATCGACCGGGCGATCATCTCCACCCATTGCCACAACGACCTCGGCATGGCTACGGCCAATACGCTGAGCGGCGTCCTGAACGGCGCCCGGCAGGCCGAGGTGACGATCAACGGCATCGGCGAGCGCGCCGGCAACACCTCGCTCGAAGAGGTGGTGATGACCCTGCGCTGCCACAAGGATGTCCATATCGACACGAATATCAACTCGCAGCTGATCACCAAGGCTTCGCATCTGGTGTCGAGCCTGATGAATATGCCCGTGCAGCCCAACAAGGCCATCGTGGGCCGCAACGCCTTCGCACACTCGTCGGGCATCCATCAGGACGGTGTGCTGAAACAGCGTCAGACCTACGAGATCATCGACCCGCAGGACATCGGTCTGAACGAGTCGGTCATTGCCCTCACGGCCCGCAGCGGCCGCGCGGCTCTCGTGCACCGGCTCGAACTGCTGGGCTACGATCTCACGCAGGAGGAGCTGGACGCCACCTACGAGAAGTTCCTCGTGCTGGCCGACAAGAAGAAGGAGATCCACGATTACGACCTGATCTATCTTGTGGGCGACATCGACCGCATGAAACAGCAGTCCGTGGCGCTGAAATTCCTGCAAGTGACCACCGGAACGCTGGTTCCGACGGCTACCGTGGTGCTGAAATTCGGCGACCACGAGCGTATGGCCATCGCCACGGGCAACGGTCCGGTCGATGCCGCGGTCTCGGCCATCAAGAAGCTCATCAACGAGAAGGTCGTGTTGTCGGAGTTCCTGATGCAGGCCATCACGCGGGGATCGAACGACGTGGGCCGCGTGCACGTGCAGGTCGAGTGCGGCAGCCGTACGGTCCACGGGTTCGCCGCGCACACCGACACCACGCGGGCTTCGATCGAGGCGTTCCTCGACGCCCTGCGGGCCCTGAACGTAACCGAAAAACGCGAAGAAGAGGCATAA
- a CDS encoding RagB/SusD family nutrient uptake outer membrane protein, whose protein sequence is MKKINCILLCLAACAGLSGCGDLMETAPSNEVDKSLILKDVNAVKVAMNGVYSTMYNRIDFVTANAHQCFGNMAVTLCAEVMGDDMIQTAQGPGWFWKDYNYEARVRYTSKIWRSYFTWKYFYEIISNVNYILSVEHTAAGDENELKCVMAQAYAARAFAYFMLIQSFQQTYKKHETWPGVPVYTEPTTSASKGKGRGTVEQVYAQINDDLTAALTRFEECGIAQEHISNLDYYATSLLKARVALVQNDWATAAEAAAEAMKKPGRSLLSMTDATVVKGTFDDATKNWTTGKTPFNSVASSSVLWGAEMLSEQSTVYASFFSNMDACTDVYYAAETPKCISNWLYAQIPDTDVRKGWWNGNIGIPAEDWSYGANINYNQHKFQWADQKAHKGDYIFMRLEEAYLIRAEALCRMGAEYEDEARSTLLELGSRRDTEYAKRIESLTGSTQTFATTGVVKTLLDEIILQRRIELWGEVGRIFDILRLAKGWTRYWEVNGEKSNHTNYLSKYSEYLNFPADYLECIMMIPQAEIDNNPNITAADQNPYVQS, encoded by the coding sequence ATGAAAAAAATCAACTGCATACTCCTTTGCCTCGCGGCCTGCGCCGGGCTGTCCGGCTGCGGCGACCTGATGGAGACCGCTCCGTCGAACGAGGTGGACAAAAGTTTGATCCTCAAGGATGTCAACGCCGTCAAGGTGGCCATGAACGGGGTCTATTCGACGATGTACAACCGCATCGACTTCGTGACGGCCAACGCCCACCAGTGCTTCGGCAACATGGCCGTGACGCTGTGCGCCGAGGTGATGGGCGACGATATGATCCAGACGGCCCAGGGACCCGGATGGTTCTGGAAGGACTACAACTACGAGGCCCGTGTGCGCTACACCAGCAAGATCTGGCGCAGCTATTTCACGTGGAAATATTTTTACGAGATCATCAGCAACGTCAACTATATTCTATCGGTCGAGCACACCGCCGCGGGCGACGAGAACGAATTGAAATGCGTCATGGCGCAGGCTTATGCCGCCCGGGCGTTCGCCTACTTCATGCTGATCCAGTCGTTCCAGCAGACCTATAAGAAACACGAGACGTGGCCCGGGGTGCCGGTGTACACCGAACCCACGACCAGCGCTTCGAAAGGCAAGGGGCGCGGAACGGTGGAGCAGGTCTATGCGCAGATCAACGACGACCTGACGGCGGCCCTGACGCGCTTCGAGGAGTGCGGCATCGCGCAGGAGCACATTTCCAACCTCGACTACTACGCCACGAGCCTGCTCAAGGCCCGCGTCGCGCTGGTGCAGAACGACTGGGCGACGGCTGCCGAAGCCGCTGCCGAGGCGATGAAGAAACCGGGACGTTCGCTGCTCAGCATGACCGACGCCACGGTCGTGAAGGGTACGTTCGACGATGCGACGAAGAACTGGACCACGGGCAAGACGCCGTTCAACTCCGTGGCGTCGAGTTCGGTGCTGTGGGGCGCGGAGATGCTCTCGGAGCAGTCCACCGTCTATGCGTCGTTCTTCTCCAACATGGACGCCTGCACCGATGTCTACTATGCGGCCGAGACGCCCAAGTGCATCAGCAACTGGCTCTATGCCCAGATTCCCGACACCGACGTGCGCAAAGGGTGGTGGAACGGCAATATCGGCATTCCGGCCGAGGATTGGAGCTACGGTGCCAACATCAACTACAACCAGCACAAGTTCCAGTGGGCCGACCAGAAGGCGCACAAGGGCGACTATATCTTCATGCGGCTGGAAGAGGCTTACCTCATCCGCGCCGAGGCGCTGTGCCGCATGGGCGCCGAATACGAGGACGAGGCCCGCAGCACGCTGCTCGAACTGGGCTCGCGCCGCGACACGGAGTACGCCAAGCGCATCGAATCGCTGACGGGCAGCACCCAGACTTTCGCCACGACGGGCGTCGTGAAGACCCTGCTCGACGAGATCATCCTCCAGCGCCGCATCGAGCTTTGGGGCGAGGTCGGGCGCATCTTCGACATCCTGCGTCTGGCGAAAGGGTGGACGCGCTACTGGGAGGTGAACGGCGAGAAGAGCAACCACACCAATTACCTGAGCAAGTACTCCGAGTACCTCAATTTCCCGGCCGACTACCTCGAATGTATCATGATGATCCCGCAGGCCGAGATCGACAACAATCCCAACATCACGGCCGCCGACCAGAATCCCTATGTTCAATCCTAA
- a CDS encoding SusC/RagA family TonB-linked outer membrane protein, with translation MKRFLATVIACAAICAVWAQSRTVRGTVTDAADGSPVVGVAVTVENGTAAAVTGLKGDYTIKVSQGQTLVFSFLGMTTQRHKVGAADVIDVKMAADNKVLDEVIVVAYGTTKKETFTGSAEIVTAEKLKDRPVTDVTKMLDGQVAGVMSTSGGGQPGSGAELRIRGFGSINASNSPLLVVDGVPFDGDLNSINSSDIESMSVLKDASAGALYGARGANGVILITTKQNAGRGESLSVSLSAKVGVSSRAIPSYNTMSAREYMEHMYLACYNDLVYTEGYLPSVAAGMTADRLARQILGTDNIYNVYDKEVGQLFDPNGKIVKDARQKYSENWLDEAEAECPIRQEYQVSVNGSGKNSRYLASLSYLNEEGTLKTTGFERYTVRVGADFSPKKWLDFGANVNYAHTDSQFLGSEGTANNTNVWYSAMLMAPIYPVYKKNPDGSTVYEEGRKVFDYGSSRPAGAQNNRNSVATLFDDDYYTLTDNVSTRAYVGFNWKGLKFTSNIGVDNVNAYETTNYNPFSGNAAGTGRLTKESSRMMSYTWNQLLSYKTQIGRHNLDVMAGHEFYNYNMRYIVAERTGFPFADYDDLGMGSTLAEANSASDNYSINSYLCRVNYDFSDRYYLSASFRMDASSRFKKENRWGAFWSVGASWRISQEKFLSDVSWIDNITLKASYGVQGNDNLGSYYAWQSLYDMNYPNANQSGAVINSIENRDVTWEKNGNLNVGVEFRLFDRLTGTVEWYNRKTTDLLLEYPMAISLGFPGYYANVGSIVNRGFDITLGADIVTTRDWRWNVTVMGSTLKNKVLKLTGNGEDIVNGVYIIREGQEINTFYMSKSAGVDPTTGEQLYWAYEKNADGSMKPGSEYVTNDATVAASCKYLQGSRIPDIYGSISSSLKFRGFDLGLLFTYSLGGKIYDSIYNALMEPSFVGQTYHRNALRTWTAPGQRTDVPRTTTTASTQITDRYLIDASYFAVKNISLGYSLPKQLLGKVGIESLRIYLAADSPWIFTHLKGMNPQASFTGSTSYSYTPNRTFTLGVDLKF, from the coding sequence ATGAAGAGATTTCTGGCAACAGTCATAGCCTGTGCGGCGATCTGCGCCGTGTGGGCCCAGTCCCGTACGGTGCGGGGCACTGTGACCGATGCCGCCGACGGATCGCCCGTGGTGGGCGTCGCCGTCACGGTGGAGAACGGAACCGCGGCTGCGGTCACCGGGCTCAAGGGCGACTATACGATCAAGGTCTCGCAGGGACAGACGCTTGTCTTCTCGTTCCTGGGCATGACCACCCAGCGGCACAAGGTCGGCGCGGCCGACGTGATCGACGTGAAGATGGCTGCCGACAACAAGGTGCTCGACGAGGTGATCGTCGTGGCTTACGGAACGACCAAGAAGGAGACGTTCACCGGCTCGGCCGAGATCGTCACGGCCGAGAAGCTCAAAGACCGTCCCGTGACCGATGTCACCAAGATGCTCGACGGACAGGTCGCGGGCGTCATGTCCACCTCGGGCGGCGGACAGCCGGGCAGCGGCGCCGAGCTGCGCATCCGCGGTTTCGGGTCGATCAACGCTTCGAACTCCCCGCTGCTGGTGGTTGACGGCGTGCCGTTCGACGGCGACCTGAATTCGATCAACAGCAGCGACATCGAGTCCATGTCGGTGCTCAAGGACGCTTCGGCCGGAGCCTTGTACGGGGCCCGCGGCGCCAACGGCGTGATCCTCATCACGACTAAGCAGAACGCCGGACGGGGCGAATCGCTCAGCGTGAGCCTGAGCGCCAAGGTGGGAGTCAGTTCGCGGGCCATTCCCTCCTACAACACGATGTCGGCCCGCGAATATATGGAGCACATGTACCTGGCGTGCTACAACGATCTGGTCTACACAGAGGGTTATCTTCCGTCCGTGGCCGCGGGGATGACCGCCGACCGGCTGGCGCGCCAGATTCTCGGCACGGACAATATCTATAATGTCTACGACAAGGAGGTCGGGCAGCTTTTCGACCCGAACGGAAAGATCGTGAAGGACGCCCGTCAGAAATACAGCGAGAACTGGCTCGACGAGGCCGAGGCCGAATGCCCGATCCGTCAGGAGTATCAGGTCTCGGTCAACGGCTCGGGCAAGAACAGCCGCTATCTCGCTTCGCTGAGCTATCTCAACGAGGAGGGTACGCTCAAGACCACCGGTTTCGAACGCTATACGGTGCGCGTCGGCGCGGATTTCTCGCCCAAGAAGTGGCTCGATTTCGGCGCCAACGTCAATTATGCGCACACCGACAGTCAGTTCCTGGGTTCGGAGGGTACGGCCAACAACACCAATGTCTGGTACTCCGCGATGCTGATGGCCCCGATCTACCCGGTCTACAAGAAGAATCCCGACGGCAGCACCGTTTACGAAGAGGGCCGGAAGGTCTTCGACTACGGTTCGTCGCGTCCGGCCGGAGCGCAGAACAACCGCAATTCGGTGGCGACGCTCTTCGACGACGACTATTATACGCTGACCGACAACGTCAGCACCCGCGCCTATGTGGGCTTCAACTGGAAAGGGCTGAAATTCACCTCCAATATCGGCGTGGACAACGTCAACGCCTACGAGACGACCAATTACAATCCCTTTTCGGGCAACGCCGCCGGCACGGGGCGCCTCACCAAGGAGAGCAGCCGCATGATGAGCTATACGTGGAACCAGCTGCTGTCCTACAAGACGCAGATCGGACGGCACAACCTCGATGTCATGGCGGGCCACGAGTTCTACAACTACAACATGCGCTACATCGTCGCCGAGCGCACGGGCTTCCCCTTCGCCGACTACGACGATCTGGGCATGGGTTCGACGCTCGCCGAGGCCAATTCGGCGTCCGACAACTATTCGATCAACTCCTATCTGTGCCGCGTCAACTACGACTTCTCCGACCGCTACTATCTCTCGGCGAGCTTCCGCATGGACGCCTCGTCGCGTTTCAAGAAGGAGAACCGCTGGGGAGCCTTCTGGTCGGTGGGGGCTTCGTGGCGCATCTCGCAGGAGAAATTCCTGAGCGACGTGAGCTGGATCGACAACATCACGCTCAAAGCCAGCTACGGCGTGCAGGGCAACGACAACCTCGGCTCCTACTACGCCTGGCAGTCGCTCTACGACATGAACTATCCGAACGCCAACCAGTCGGGGGCGGTGATCAACTCGATCGAGAACCGGGACGTGACGTGGGAGAAGAACGGCAACCTGAACGTCGGCGTCGAATTCCGCCTGTTCGACCGCCTTACGGGCACCGTCGAGTGGTATAACCGCAAGACCACCGACCTGCTGCTGGAGTACCCGATGGCCATTTCGCTCGGCTTCCCGGGCTATTACGCCAATGTGGGCAGCATCGTCAACCGCGGTTTCGACATCACGCTGGGCGCCGACATCGTCACGACGCGCGACTGGCGCTGGAACGTCACGGTGATGGGCTCCACGCTGAAAAACAAGGTTCTGAAGCTCACCGGCAACGGCGAGGACATCGTCAACGGCGTCTACATCATCCGCGAGGGGCAGGAGATCAACACCTTCTACATGTCCAAGAGCGCGGGCGTCGATCCGACCACCGGCGAGCAGCTCTACTGGGCCTATGAGAAGAACGCCGACGGCAGCATGAAGCCCGGTTCGGAGTACGTGACCAACGACGCCACGGTGGCCGCCAGCTGCAAATACCTGCAAGGCAGCCGTATTCCCGACATCTACGGTTCGATCTCCTCGTCGCTGAAATTCCGCGGCTTCGACCTGGGGCTGTTGTTCACCTATTCGCTCGGCGGCAAGATCTACGACTCGATCTACAACGCCCTGATGGAGCCTTCGTTCGTCGGGCAGACCTACCACCGCAACGCCCTGCGCACGTGGACTGCCCCGGGGCAGCGGACCGACGTGCCGCGCACGACGACCACCGCTTCGACGCAGATCACCGACCGTTACCTGATCGACGCCTCGTATTTCGCCGTGAAGAACATCTCGCTGGGTTACAGCCTGCCGAAGCAGCTGCTGGGCAAGGTCGGCATCGAGTCGCTGCGCATCTACCTCGCGGCCGACAGTCCGTGGATCTTCACCCACCTGAAGGGCATGAACCCGCAGGCCAGCTTCACGGGATCGACCTCCTATTCCTATACGCCCAACCGCACGTTCACGCTGGGCGTGGACTTAAAATTCTAA
- the ald gene encoding alanine dehydrogenase — MIIGIPKEIKNNENRIALTPAGAQELVKRGHKVYVQASAGVNSGFADDDYIGVGAEMLPTIEEVYARAEMILKVKEPIAPEYKLIRRDQLVFTYFHFASSEPLTRAMIDSGAVCCAYETVERADRSLPLLIPMSEVAGRMATQEGRYFLEKPRGGKGVLLGGVPGVKPAKVFVIGAGVVGTAAARTAAGTGADVTICDISLQRLTYLADVMPKNVKTLMSSEYNIRQELKHADLVIGSVLIPGAKAPKLVTRDMLKDMEPGTVMVDVAIDQGGCFETSHPTTHEDPVYYVDGMLHYCVANIPGAVPRTSTLALTNATLPYAIQLADKGWRRAAKENPELASGLNIIGGKVVCKPVADAWGLPYEPLEL; from the coding sequence ATGATTATCGGTATTCCAAAAGAGATCAAGAACAATGAGAATCGCATTGCTCTTACCCCTGCGGGCGCTCAGGAGCTCGTGAAGCGGGGACACAAGGTTTATGTGCAGGCTTCGGCCGGTGTGAACAGCGGTTTCGCCGATGATGATTATATAGGTGTGGGGGCCGAGATGCTCCCCACCATCGAAGAGGTCTATGCCCGGGCCGAAATGATCCTCAAGGTCAAGGAGCCGATCGCCCCCGAGTACAAACTCATCCGCCGCGACCAGCTGGTCTTCACCTATTTCCATTTCGCCAGCAGCGAACCCCTCACGCGGGCCATGATCGACAGCGGGGCCGTCTGCTGCGCCTATGAAACCGTCGAACGCGCCGACCGTTCGCTGCCGCTGCTGATTCCGATGTCGGAGGTCGCAGGCCGCATGGCGACGCAGGAGGGGCGTTATTTCCTCGAAAAACCCCGCGGCGGCAAAGGCGTGCTGCTGGGCGGCGTCCCGGGGGTGAAACCCGCCAAGGTCTTCGTGATCGGCGCCGGGGTGGTCGGTACGGCCGCCGCGCGCACGGCGGCCGGAACGGGCGCCGACGTTACGATCTGCGACATCTCGCTGCAACGTCTGACCTATCTGGCCGACGTGATGCCCAAGAACGTCAAGACGCTGATGTCCTCCGAATACAACATCCGTCAGGAGCTGAAACACGCCGATCTGGTGATCGGCTCGGTGCTGATTCCGGGCGCCAAGGCCCCGAAACTCGTCACGCGCGACATGCTGAAAGATATGGAGCCCGGCACGGTGATGGTGGACGTGGCCATCGACCAGGGCGGCTGCTTCGAGACATCGCATCCCACCACCCACGAAGACCCCGTTTATTATGTCGATGGGATGCTCCACTACTGCGTGGCCAATATCCCGGGCGCCGTGCCCCGCACCTCGACCCTCGCGCTCACCAACGCCACGCTTCCCTATGCCATCCAGCTGGCCGACAAGGGCTGGCGGCGCGCCGCGAAGGAGAATCCCGAACTGGCTTCGGGTCTGAACATCATCGGCGGCAAGGTGGTCTGCAAACCCGTCGCCGACGCCTGGGGGCTGCCTTACGAACCGCTGGAACTCTGA